In Fusarium falciforme chromosome 10, complete sequence, a single genomic region encodes these proteins:
- a CDS encoding Zn(2)-C6 fungal-type domain-containing protein, translating to MPGTPSSTGCEACRRQKKRCDKVQPKCGRCKRLSINCVGNGVKRWKFQSFGVEDQRLTPTPRRSPSNGKTRVASSLVHILGIEDIRYDLRAFGGKLIPDLPQQLGSSPALDACVSAMVALYRSRQYQQSKVDALSKYGEALAATRKSIEDPSEPVVTKMRTVSVMYICHSWLDRKHAEQHREMISHLFREAVEAGKAEDIEPEYFQGLTQLAVLANILNPRFELGPWFWNACKNTGTPRPVRYHQGTFLSLEPTTMAEAAIYIRSPRRYQYQLRCMYNLVQSEKARIRQLVTFATMATMTPKAPPMAMRVLSSYRFAWGLLLGLGSILNHVLRIFDHDLDLLTESHQYVDEAIVLTEQTAPSRPNGAAFTPDYLKMVWASITDSYRSAEIEAILLDYENDVEGAEYLEEALAMKRRLYRMARRETQFQAQTPPEVPMVGCMQDPSDDMRVHDIGAPSECVIL from the exons ATGCCCGGAACTCCCTCTAGCACGGGCTGCGAAGCCTGTAGGAGGCAGAAGAAACGG TGCGACAAAGTCCAACCAAAGTGCGGCCGATGCAAACGACTATCCATCAATTGTGTTGGGAATGGCGTCAAGCGATGGAAGTTTCAGTCTTTTGGAGTTGAGGATCAACGCCTGACTCCAACACCGAGACGGAGTCCCAGCAATGGCAAGACAAGAGTCGCATCGTCGCTCGTCCACATCCTCGGCATCGAAGACATTCGATACGATCTCCGCGCCTTTGGAGGCAAGCTCATCCCCGATCTTCCCCAACAACTGGGTTCCAGTCCAGCCCTCGACGCCTGTGTGTCCGCCATGGTCGCACTATACAGATCTCGTCAATACCAACAATCCAAGGTGGATGCTCTCTCCAAGTACGGTGAAGCTCTGGCCGCGACTCGAAAATCAATAGAAGACCCTTCAGAACCTGTCGTCACAAAGATGCGCACAGTTTCTGTCATGTACATTTGCCAT TCTTGGCTGGACCGCAAACACGCTGAGCAGCATCGCGAAATGATATCACATCTATTCCGTGAAGCTGTTGAAGCTGGAAAAGCAGAGGATATTGAGCCAGAATACTTCCAGGGACTGACTCAATTGGCA GTTCTGGCAAACATTCTCAACCCGAGGTTCGAGCTGGGCCCGTGGTTTTGGAATGCCTGCAAAAACACTGGCACCCCTCGTCCTGTCCGGTACCACCAAGGCACATTTTTGAGTCTGGAGCCCACAACTATGGCAGAAGCGGCAATCTATATTCGCTCGCCGAGGCGTTACCAGTATCAGCTTCGGTGCATGTACAATCTTGTACAGTCCGAAAAGGCAAGAATCCGCCAGCTCGTCACATTTGCAACAATGGCCACCATGACACCTAAAGCGCCACCCATGGCTATGAGAGTCCTGTCTTCATACCGATTTGCGTGGGGGTTGCTCTTGGGTCTGGGATCCATTTTGAACCACGTTCTACGGATATTCGACCATGATCTGGACCTTCTTACCGAGTCACACCAATATGTCGACGAAGCCATCGTGTTGACAGAGCAGACTGCTCCCAGCCGACCCAATGGTGCTGCATTTACACCAGACTACCTCAAGATGGTCTGGGCGTCCATCACCGACTCTTACCGATCTGCTGAAATAGAGGCAATTCTACTCGACTATGAAAATGACGTAGAGGGCGCTGAGTATCTAGAAGAGGCTCTCGCCATGAAGAGGAGGCTCTACCGGATGGCAAGACGCGAGACACAATTTCAGGCGCAGACACCACCGGAAGTACCGATGGTGGGATGCATGCAGGATCCATCGGATGATATGCGGGTGCATGATATTGGAGCGCCGAGTGAGTGCGTGATACTTTAG
- a CDS encoding DLH domain-containing protein, whose translation MSISSCCTKGFKWDGEPTGRTERSVDLDCYVTGENTKAAVLIVHDLFGWTLPNIRLLADHYAKEADVTAYVPDFFQGDSLPLDLLTAEKWSEMDMPGFLRRNSREIREPQIFAFARALREKYDKVGAIGFCYGGWAVFRLGAREHVPPLVDCVTSAHPSLLKAEDIDGVGVPVQMLAPEFDPVYTAELKLRTFQRLQAAGLPFDYQHFPGHAHGCLVRGDKERKGERAAMERGKNAAVAWMRLFLHDE comes from the coding sequence ATGTCAATCAGCTCCTGTTGCACCAAAGGTTTCAAATGGGATGGAGAACCCACTGGCCGAACTGAGCGGTCCGTGGATCTGGATTGTTACGTGACAGGCGAAAACACCAAGGCCGCGGTCCTCATCGTTCACGATCTTTTTGGTTGGACGTTACCAAATATCCGTCTCTTAGCCGACCACTACGCCAAAGAAGCTGATGTGACAGCATACGTCCCCGACTTTTTTCAGGGTgattctcttcctcttgatcttctcacGGCAGAGAAATGGAGTGAGATGGATATGCCGGGGTTTCTGAGACGAAACTCCCGCGAAATCCGTGAGCCACAGATTTTCGCCTTTGCCAGGGCTCTTCGCGAGAAGTACGACAAGGTGGGCGCAATTGGCTTTTGTTACGGCGGCTGGGCTGTGTTTCGACTCGGGGCTAGGGAGCATGTCCCGCCGCTTGTGGACTGTGTCACGTCTGCACACCCGTCTTTGCTGAAGGCGGAAGATATTGACGGGGTCGGCGTCCCGGTGCAGATGCTTGCCCCCGAGTTTGACCCCGTGTACACGGCGGAACTGAAGCTGCGCACGTTTCAGAGGCTGCAGGCTGCTGGGCTACCATTTGACTATCAGCATTTTCCCGGTCATGCCCATGGCTGTTTGGTGAGAGGAGATAAGGAGAGAAAGGGTGAGAGAGCGGCTATGGAAAGAGGAAAGAATGCAGCCGTTGCGTGGATGAGACTGTTCTTACATGATGAGTGA
- a CDS encoding Amino-oxidase domain-containing protein, producing MVGLSNRLWETSLILLATLSFPEYVQAVPHAPQHGTETCSKKPLMEDFDSIGAWFDGVAAVNCTSVTRNSNVSIAIVGGGISGLTTALMLDSIGFHNWEIIEASERIGGRFRTKFVGGTREFAEMGPMRLPHTVTYKSDNSTEVYTEHGLTYQLANTLNEMNKNDSKWRVDFIPWIQHHPNELIAWGTRRHPDGSVPTRADILANPSLGRPPALTSAEYNGTKARMNKILKNETMLREIQRDVWRSHKRVMDMGLDDWSQQCMMREAFHATENVTDAIWTASNYDVFWDEMVHNSNLGLDGTRDSLGETEWKCVDGGFNRLSNAFLPHVSDRLVLNRKIRKLETVEDKDGRTRTRLSWYPSVSNRAFESKDYDYTIMAVPFTMTRFMELPTFSSVLGRAISEAGLRFKSACKVSLLFSERFWEKGERPIFGGYSMPTSRPIGALYYPVYGLNESRPGLITHYRGGDWGDRYVSFSDEEHAQLVLDSIVSLHGEQARELYTGHYERLCWLQDEHTATSWCRPDVEQHKLYIPAYHRTEHNTIFIGEHTAPTQAWISSAIHSSARGTIQLLLELGMIDEAKKVNEEWMGRWIEHQ from the coding sequence ATGGTCGGGCTATCAAACCGTTTGTGGGAGACTTCCTTAATTCTCCTAGCAACACTGTCCTTCCCTGAGTATGTCCAAGCGGTACCGCACGCGCCCCAACATGGAACCGAAACATGTTCAAAGAAGCCATTGATGGAGGACTTTGACTCCATCGGGGCTTGGTTTGATGGCGTCGCAGCAGTCAACTGCACTTCAGTCACCAGAAACTCGAACGTTTCTATCGCTATCGTGGGCGGAGGTATCTCTGGTCTTACCACAGCTTTGATGCTCGACAGCATCGGGTTTCATAACTGGGAGATCATCGAAGCCAGTGAGAGAATCGGCGGACGGTTCAGAACCAAGTTCGTCGGCGGAACTCGGGAGTTTGCTGAGATGGGACCCATGAGGCTTCCTCATACTGTCACGTACAAAAGCGACAACTCGACAGAAGTTTACACTGAGCACGGCTTAACCTACCAACTGGCCAACACTCTTAACGAGATGAACAAGAACGATTCAAAGTGGAGGGTTGACTTCATTCCATGGATTCAACACCATCCCAATGAGCTCATTGCTTGGGGAACTAGGAGACATCCAGACGGCAGCGTCCCAACTCGAGCAGACATCCTCGCCAATCCTAGTCTTGGAAGGCCTCCAGCGTTGACCTCTGCGGAGTACAACGGGACCAAAGCCCGCATGAACAAGATACTCAAAAACGAAACCATGCTGAGGGAGATTCAGCGAGATGTCTGGCGCTCGCACAAACGTGTCATGGACATGGGTCTCGATGACTGGAGTCAACAGTGCATGATGAGGGAAGCGTTTCACGCAACTGAGAATGTCACCGATGCCATCTGGACTGCTTCCAACTATGACGTCTTCTGGGATGAAATGGTTCACAACTCGAACCTTGGACTGGACGGGACCAGAGATTCGTTGGGAGAGACCGAGTGGAAGTGCGTCGACGGTGGCTTCAACAGACTGTCTAATGCCTTTCTGCCTCATGTTTCTGACAGACTCGTTCTGAACCGGAAGATCAGAAAACTCGAAACTGTGGAGGACAAGGATGGTCGCACTCGCACTCGACTATCGTGGTACCCCAGTGTCAGCAACCGAGCCTTTGAGTCCAAGGACTACGACTACACCATCATGGCCGTTCCTTTCACTATGACCCGATTCATGGAGCTGCCAACTTTTTCCTCGGTTCTCGGCCGCGCCATCAGCGAAGCAGGCCTCAGGTTCAAGTCTGCCTGCAAGGTGTCCCTGCTCTTCTCTGAACGCTTCTGGGAAAAGGGCGAGAGACCGATATTTGGTGGCTACTCGATGCCAACCAGCAGGCCAATCGGGGCTCTCTACTACCCCGTCTACGGGTTGAACGAGTCGCGACCGGGTCTCATTACACACTATCGTGGAGGCGACTGGGGTGATCGCTACGTCAGCTTCTCCGACGAAGAGCATGCGCAGCTGGTCTTAGACTCCATCGTGAGCTTGCACGGAGAACAGGCGAGAGAGCTCTACACAGGACACTACGAACGCCTCTGCTGGCTGCAGGATGAACACACCGCCACGTCTTGGTGTCGGCCAGATGTTGAACAGCACAAGCTATACATCCCAGCTTATCATCGCACCGAGCACAACACCATCTTCATTGGCGAACACACCGCGCCGACGCAGGCCTGGATCAGCTCGGCCATTCACTCGTCCGCTAGAGGAACTATccaacttcttcttgagcttggcatGATTGATGAGGCAAAGAAGGTAAACGAGGAATGGATGGGGAGGTGGATCGAGCATCAGTAA
- a CDS encoding Amidase domain-containing protein, translating to MNYWWYMVAAALLRPFLAFAYSFSTTGTTLQLNGISYYVPPHAVGKVPRAVFEVNENIGLLPITVINTDEQSLSLDDANNITATFSKTDDVYQIGFAQGFYVQGRSASNERADATVLGNSTAFWVSKAQNSNPLPDGPYFVSITGRIYQAYRLCADVQGAFSESSIQNQDGSYSVLPAHLPGQSLAVAVPSRLYFTKTTDKPLAGVRLGVKDIFDIQGLKTSNGNRAWYHLYPAPNRTAPAVQNLLDAGAVIVGKMKTSQFENGESATADWVDYHAPFNPRGDGYQDPSSSSAGPAAGVAAYPWLDIALGSDTGGSIRSPSQVQGIYGNRPSHGMVPLDGTIPLSPQFDTAGLFSRDPALWKTAAHALYGTNISFKNSYPSSILTIGFPTRAKSELDMILAQFLANLTTFLSAKATAFDLDEHWNRTNPDVLSVSALLNNTYEIVSSKEQARLVRDPFFRDYGADHDGRRPHVNPAPLNRWAFGDNSTATVEQGIANKTRFMEWFSTKVLSHDAESCSDNLLVYVPRTPEPVYRDTYRAGPQVPKAFSTSRISVMSETPDMVVPIGQMAYHSLVTSHKEYLPIAVDMMAAKGCDGMLFSLIQDLYEAGILGISQTGTSHVTGEDVFI from the exons ATGAATTACTGGTGGTATATGGTGGCGGCAGCCCTCCTGAGGCCTTTTTTGGCCTTTGCATATTCGTTTTCAACCACCGGGACGACCCTGCAGCTCAATGGCATCTCTTACTACGTACCACCTCATGCAGTCGGAAAAGTCCCGAGGGCTGTGTTTGAGGTTAATGAAAACATCGGGCTGCTCCCAATTACTGTTATCAACACGGACGAACAGTCGTTGAGTCTTGACGATGCCAATAACATCACAGCAACGTTTTCGAAGACGGATGATGTTTATCAAATTGGTTTCGCTCAAG GCTTCTACGTGCAGGGAAGGAGTGCTAGCAATGAGAGAGCTGACGCTACGGTGCTGGGTAACTCTACCGCTTTTTGGGTTTCCAAAGCTCAAAATAGCAATCCTCTCCCTGATGGCCCATACTTCGTCTCTATTACTGGGCGCATATACCAAGCCTATAGACTGTGCGCCGATGTTCAAGGGGCATTCAGTGAATCCTCAATCCAGAATCAAGATGGCTCGTACTCCGTTCTTCCAGCCCACCTACCTGGTCAATCTCTTGCAGTTGCCGTCCCTTCGAGACTCTATTTTACAAAGACTACGGACAAGCCACTGGCCGGTGTAAGACTTGGGGTTAAGGACATTTTCGATATCCAGGGGCTCAAGACCTCGAATGGCAACAGGGCTTGGTATCATCTTTATCCTGCACCCAACCGGACGGCACCTGCTGTTCAGAACCTGCTGGATGCTGGTGCTGTCATAGTCGgaaagatgaagacgagccAGTTTGAAAACGGGGAGTCGGCTACTGCTGATTGGGTGGATTACCACGCACCGTTTAATCCTCGAGGAGACGGGTATCAAgatccatcatcctcttctgcTGGTCCGGCTGCCGGCGTAG CTGCGTATCCATGGCTGGACATTGCCCTTGGCTCTGATACTGGAGGTAGCATAAGGTCGCCGAGTCAAGTTCAGGGGATCTATGGGAATAGGCCGA GCCATGGCATGGTTCCTCTGGACGGCACTATTCCTCTCTCACCTCAGTTTGACACGGCTGGCCTGTTTTCTCGTGATCCTGCTCTTTGGAAAACAGCCGCCCATGCGTTGTATGGCACAAACATCAGCTTCAAAAATTCATACCCTTCGAGTATCCTCACGATTGGCTTTCCGACACGGGCCAAATCTGAGCTGGATATGATCCTCGCCCAGTTTCTGGCGAATCTAACCACCTTTCTCTCGGCAAAAGCCACTGCTTTTGACCTTGACGAGCACTGGAATAGAACGAATCCTGACGTCCTCTCTGTGTCGGCCTTGCTCAACAACACATACGAGATTGTATCGTCCAAGGAGCAAGCAAGGCTTGTTCGAGATCCCTTCTTTAGAGATTATGGAGCTGATCACGATGGAAGGCGGCCCCATGTCAACCCTGCGCCCCTGAACCGTTGGGCATTTGGCGACAACTCAACGGCAACCGTTGAGCAGGGCATCGCAAACAAGACTCGATTCATGGAATGGTTCAGCACCAAAGTATTATCCCATGACGCGGAGTCTTGTTCTGACAACCTGCTCGTGTATGTTCCGAGAACGCCTGAGCCAGTTTACAGGGACACCTACCGGGCAGGCCCCCAAGTCCCAAAGGCTTTTTCGACAAGTCGAATATCAGTTATGAGTGAGACGCCTGACATGGTTGTGCCGATTGGTCAGATGGCTTATCATTCTTTGGTCACTTCTCACAAAGAATACTTGCCTATCGCCGTCGACATGATGGCCGCTAAAGGTTGTGATGGCATGTTATTTTCACTTATTCAGGACTTGTACGAAGCCGGAATCTTGGGGATTAGTCAAACAGGGACAAGTCATGTTACTGGTGAAGACGTATTTATCTAG
- a CDS encoding AIG1-type G domain-containing protein produces the protein MGSREENTLNNDGQNKADGMSMIVVMGVTGSGKSYLINRLAGRQVVAEGGTLDSCTQDCQMVPANIGNSKVMLIDTPGFDDPDRPDADILSDIARVLAAQYSVGFELKGIIYIHRIIDVRYAGSSIKTFEIFKRICGEEALKNVLLVTSRWNEVDEATGADRERELRERIWAYMLGHGSCMSRFHGDRSSAVTLASQLLIKDPVVLRLQHEMIDEGKNLNDTTAGSFVDDGLEKLREEYLGKIEALENLKGELKESDRAMKRQMQAEWERERAWLRKTEEQQGSLRRDVYEEVRSEMQDKTETKPRGLKRLIPLIPVSLNLLSMFVGIAPGSIELLSEWFSDITSFEG, from the exons ATGGGCTCTCGCGAAGAAAACACCCTCAACAATGACGGCCAAAACAAAGCAGATGGCATGAGCATGATTGTCGTCATGGGCGTAACCGGCTCTGGCAAGAGTTACCTCATCAACCGTCTTGCTGGAAGACAAGTTGTCGCCGAGGGAGGTACTCTTGACTCAT GCACCCAAGACTGCCAGATGGTTCCAGCCAACATCGGCAATTCCAAGGTCATGTTGATTGACACCCCTGGATTCGACGACCCGGATAGGCCTGATGCAGACATCTTGAGCGATATTGCCCGCGTACTAGCCGCTCAGTATAGTGTGGGGTTTGAACTCAAAGGTATCATCTACATACACAGGATTATAGACGTCCGCTACGCTGGATCCAGTATCAAGACTTTCGAGATCTTCAAGAGGATCTGTGGCGAGGAGGCGCTGAAAAATGTCTTGCTCGTCACGAGCCGCTGGAACGAAGTGGATGAGGCAACCGGAGCTGATCGTGAACGCGAGCTTCGAGAGAGGATCTGGGCGTACATGCTCGGACACGGATCATGCATGAGCCGATTCCATGGAGACCGGTCGTCAGCCGTCACGCTTGCAAGCCAGCTCCTAATCAAGGACCCGGTTGTGCTACGCCTTCAGCATGAGATGATCGACGAGGGTAAAAATCTCAATGACACAACGGCAGGCTCTTTTGTCGACGACGGCCTTGAAAAACTCCGTGAAGAGTACCTCGGCAAGATTGAGGCCCTCGAGAACCTCAAGGGGGAGCTAAAGGAGTCGGACCGAGCCATGAAGCGCCAGATGCAGGCTGAGtgggagcgggagcgggccTGGCTCCGTAAGACAGAGGAGCAACAGGGCAGTCTCCGGCGGGACGTTTACGAGGAGGTCAGGAGCGAGATGCAGGACAAGACTGAGACCAAGCCCAGGGGGCTTAAACGACTGATACCATTGATCCCAGTGTCGTTAAACCTGCTTAGTATGTTTGTGGGCATTGCGCCAGGCTCCATTGAGCTGCTTTCGGAGTGGTTCTCGGACATCACCTCGTTTGAAGGCTGA
- a CDS encoding Zn(2)-C6 fungal-type domain-containing protein → MSETPEPEGQRLRRSIGASRATPKNARIACRKCHARKVKCSGGTPCANCLQANIGAECSYPRRIRRVKVDQSYIDELLEEIHTLRKAVHTPEVANSTPSRHHETRAQSFVSDGDAVNQESPAASVVNVDTGALQANPEATVVVDQTRPAPETDDSIRNPILEDRPWFFSLTPEMPMLIEEAADAPFATRFRQELSGKSQRHIPRTENVTDEALTSSWNTPCPWPPASRARFLLKVALNTVCKRYYLVRRSATQRLLEQAIHNPDMCDLVSECKLFVLFALGEVYSTRTSPTKDKNQLPGIAYYVRASRFLRVLTEQPRIDCVEVILMLSLYTLAMNRRYNAYCMIGSAVKFSTMIGLHQNVPLSLMPDREKQEHRKRIWWSVYTLDRFWGAQIGQPVSIRDEDIDVDPPSIEGLSAESAAEDFADAEYLTANHRLTNLAAQIASLIYSRKNQRTSFSSRVQQALRDLTSWLQGLPDSLRAAMEELPPNATAPITALHLFFNQCLIRAARPIVLYVFRMRREARKSIEEDRPLIGEVALTLSDACIQCARRSCRLLIESWINGSFPTFDVSYVHHLFSSSIVLAISSLSHTNESQSDSDDFDAAMQILKQLDESGNFIAREFLKSMEATRAALDSIAAERNQAGQDNREPDSMAMRGGPFSFHDPRIFDAPTDTARMALTEPSFQDLLSQSDLDLQFLESSNNDQDFPGFFWPNEGFQGWMNG, encoded by the exons ATGTCTGAAACACCGGAGCCTGAGGGCCAGCGACTTCGGCGTTCTATCGGAGCCTCAAGGGCAACGCCGAAGAACGCACGCATTGC CTGCCGAAAATGTCACGCTCGCAAAGTGAAATGCTCAGGCGGTACCCCTTGTGCCAACTGTCTACAGGCCAATATCGGCGCTGAATGCTCCTATCCAAGGCGCATCAGGCGAGTGAAGGTCGATCAGAG TTATATCGACGAACTACTAGAAGAGATTCATACTCTTAGAAAAGCGGTTCATACCCCTGAAGTCGCCAACTCAACACCGTCTCGGCATCATGAGACCAGAGCTCAGTCTTTCGTCTCAGATGGTGATGCCGTCAACCAGGAATCGCCTGCCGCCTCTGTCGTAAACGTTGACACGGGCGCATTACAAGCAAATCCTGAAGCGACTGTCGTTGTTGACCAGACAAGACCTGCCCCAGAGACCGACGACTCTATTCGGAACCCGATTCTCGAGGACCGTCCCTGGTTCTTCTCGTTGACTCCCGAGATGCCTATGCTTATCGAAGAAGCTGCAGATGCCCCCTTCGCCACTAGATTCCGTCAAGAGCTCTCTGGAAAATCGCAACGACATATTCCACGCACCGAAAATGTGACTGACGAAGCATTGACATCGTCATGGAACACCCCTTGCCCCTGGCCGCCTGCATCAAGAGCCCGCTTCTTGCTCAAGGTGGCACTGAACACAGTATGCAAGCGCTACTATCTCGTTCGAAGGAGCGCTACACAACGCTTACTGGAGCAAGCTATTCACAACCCTGACATGTGTGATCTTGTATCTGAGTGCAAACTCTTTGTCCTGTTTGCCTTGGGTGAGGTCTACTCAACGAGAACATCGCCtaccaaggacaagaaccAACTTCCTGGTATTGCTTACTATGTACGCGCCAGTCGGTTCCTCCGGGTCCTTACCGAACAACCTCGCATTGACTGTGTTGAGGTCATCTTGATGCTG TCGTTATACACTCTGGCTATGAATCGGCGATATAACGCATATTGCATGATTGGATCTGCTGTCAAATTCAGCACCATGATTGGCCTTCACCAAAATGTGCCCCTGTCTCTGATGCCGGACCGCGAGAAGCAAGAGCACCGGAAGAGAATATGGTGGTCGGTGTATACTCTTGACCGCTTCTGGGGAGCTCAGATCGGCCAGCCAGTTTCTATAAGAGACGAGGACATCGACGTTGATCCGCCTTCTATTGAGGGATTATCCGCTGAAAGTGCGGCTGAAGACTTTGCAGACGCCGAGTATCTGACGGCTAACCACCGGTTGACCAATCTCGCCGCTCAGATTGCGTCGCTGATTTACAGCCGGAAGAATCAGCGCACCTCCTTCTCTAGTAGGGTTCAGCAAGCGCTGAGAGATCTGACAAGCTGGCTTCAAGGCCTACCAGACTCTTTGCGGGCTGCCATGGAGGAACTTCCCCCTAACGCGACGGCACCCATCACCGCTTTGCATCTCTTTTTTAACCAG TGTCTAATCCGGGCCGCGAGACCAATTGTGCTGTATGTCTTTCGTATGCGTCGAGAGGCTCGCAAGTCTATCGAGGAAGACCGCCCTCTCATCGGCGAGGTTGCTCTGACTCTATCAGATGCCTGCATTCAATGTGCTCGACGGTCTTGCCGACTTCTGATAGAGTCATGGATTAACGGATCCTTTCCCACGTTCGATGTTTCCTACGTTCACCACCTcttctcatcatccatcGTCCTCGCCATATCTAGTCTATCTCATACAAACGAGTCTCAAAGCGATAGTGATGACTTTGATGCTGCGATGCAAATACTCAAGCAGCTCGACGAGAGCGGCAATTTCATCGCGAGAGAGTTCTTGAAAAGCATGGAAGCCACCAGAGCCGCCCTTGACAGCATCGCTGCAGAAAGAAATCAAGCAGGTCAGGATAACCGTGAGCCTGATTCAATGGCCATGCGTGGGGGGCCATTCTCTTTCCACGACCCGAGAATATTCGATGCACCCACGGACACGGCTAGGATGGCCCTAACGGAGCCTTCGTTTCAAGACTTGCTGTCCCAGTCTGATTTGGATCTTCAGTTCCTTGAGTCATCCAATAATGATCAGGATTTTCCGGGATTTTTCTGGCCTAATGAGGGGTTTCAAGGATGGATGAACGGCTGA
- a CDS encoding Homoserine dehydrogenase translates to MTASTPEVSIAVIGAGGVGSVFLQQLAWVAKNKTSHRLRLVYVAIIDKALYHVDYAAIDIASAVSTLEAKGGPLPTISQTIEYLAGAPGKVIVVDNTSSQAVAEAYPSFLSRGFSVVTPNKKAFSGSWKLWQDIFVTEGTSGSMVYHECSVGAALPIISTLKELIATGDEITRIEGVFSGTMSYLFNNFAPTQGTGGKWSDEVKKAKQLGYTEPDPRDDLNGLDVARKITILARLAGLPIKSATAFPVQSLIPKELESVKSGDEFLQRLPEFDAQMNQHKEAAEKAGKVVRFIGSVDVVTKQLKVGLEAFDKSHPIASLKGSDNIISFYTKRYGELPLIVQGAGAGGPVTAMGVLGDLLKVLTRIA, encoded by the exons ATGACAGCGTCCACCCCTGAGGTTTCCATTGCCGTGATCG GCGCTGGCGGCGTTGGATCCGTCTTCCTCCAGCAACTGGCCTGGgtggccaagaacaagaccTCGCACCGTCTGAGACTCGTCTatgtcgccatcatcgacaaggctCTCTACCACGTTGATTATGCAGCCATCGACATTGCCTCCGCTGTCTCAACGCTCGAAGCAAAGGGCGGACCACTACCTACAATCTCCCAAACCATCGAATATCTGGCTGGCGCACCTGGAAAGGTTATTGTTGTCGATAACACAAGCAGCCAGGCAGTTGCCGAGGCATATCCTTCATTTCTTTCCAGGGGATTCAGCGTCGTCACACCCAACAAGAAGGCTTTCTCTGGGAGCTGGAAGCTGTGGCAAGACATCTTTGTTACTGAGGGCACTTCTGGTTCCATGGTGTACCACGAGTGCTCGGTTGGCGCCGCTTTGCCGATTATCTCGACATTGAAGGAGCTCATCGCGACCGGCGATGAGATCACTCGCATCGAGGGTGTGTTTAGCGGCACAATGTCATATCTGTTTAACAATTTTGCCCCTACCCAGGGAACCGGTGGGAAGTGGTCAGATGAGGTCAAAAAGGCGAAGCAGTTGGGGTATACCGAGCCTGATCCTCGTGATGACCTCAACGGCCTCGATGTCGCTCGCAAGATCACCATCCTCGCTCGGTTAGCAGGTCTTCCCATCAAGTCCGCAACAGCTTTCCCTGTCCAGAGCCTCATTCCCAAAGAGCTAGAGAGTGTCAAGAGCGGCGACGAATTCCTTCAAAGACTCCCCGAGTTTGACGCACAGATGAACCAGCATAAGGAAGCTGCCGAAAAGGCCGGCAAGGTAGTGCGGTTTATCGGTTCTGTGGACGTTGTGacgaagcagctcaaggttGGCCTTGAGGCTTTTGACAAGTCGCATCCCATTGCTTCACTTAAGGGAAGTGACAACATCATCAGCTTCTATACTAAGCGATATGGAGAACTGCCCTTGATTGTTCAAGGTGCTGGAGCCGGTGGACCTGTTACGGCTATGGGTGTGTTGGGTGATCTCCTCAAGGTGCTTACAAGGATAGCGTAG